The Echinicola jeungdonensis genome segment AGGCATCTTTTTACTTCTTTTTTTATGATGGTAGTGACTTCTATGATGTTGGTAATCATAGACAACACAGGAAGAAAAGAGAAAACTGCTGCCCATTATAAAGGCCATTAGGATTAAAGATTTTTGGAATGTTTTAATCATATTGGTCATTGGGCAATTTTTAGACCAAAATTCCTTTTCTCTGTAATAGGTGAATTAAGCTTGGAAAATTTAAGCTTAACTTTTTAAATTTTCCCGTAAGAATACATATTGATATAAATCCCCTACTTTTCCAGCTTTGATGAATCCGCCCTTAAGGATGGCTTCTTCTTCAAATCCAGCTTTTTCCAATACCCGCATGCAGGCAATGTTGAAATCGTACACGGGGGTGTAAATCCTCTGCACTGGAAATTTGGCAAATAAATGACTCACAAATAGTTTAACTGCTTCGGTAGCTATTCCTTTACCCCAAAATCGCTCCCCTACCCAAAATGACAATTCCATATTCGTCTTT includes the following:
- a CDS encoding GNAT family N-acetyltransferase, yielding MRIKGENGVELVSWGGQHFHKLYPLANNPAIAKSLKDSFPQPYTIHDARFWIEHNIKFNPPQNMAIEKNGELVGSIGVEIGKDELKTNMELSFWVGERFWGKGIATEAVKLFVSHLFAKFPVQRIYTPVYDFNIACMRVLEKAGFEEEAILKGGFIKAGKVGDLYQYVFLRENLKS